One Miscanthus floridulus cultivar M001 chromosome 11, ASM1932011v1, whole genome shotgun sequence DNA window includes the following coding sequences:
- the LOC136492594 gene encoding synaptotagmin-5-like, with product MGFWVGLVLGVAVGVAIIVGFARCENSRAARRRKLAATIASFSKMTIEDSRKLLPADLYPSWVVFSSQQKLKWLNQELTKIWPFVNDAASELIKTSVEPVLEQYRPIILASLKFSKLTLGTVAPQFTGISIIENTKESGIVMELEMNWDANPSIILAVKTRLGVALPIQVKDIGFTGVFRLIFKPLVEELPCFGAVCFSLRQKKKLDFRLKIIGGEISSVPGISDALEDTIKNAIEDSITWPVRKVIPIIPGDYSDLELKPVGTLEVKLVQARDLTNKDLIGKSDPFAIVYVRPLPDKMKRSKIINNDLNPIWNEHFEFTVEDADTQSVTVKIYDDDGIQESELIGCAQVRLKDLQPGKVKDVWLKLVKDLEIQRDRKDRGQVHLELLYCPFDMKEEAPNPFSQQFSMTSLERTMTNMENGSGGSSFDRLSSRKKREIIIRGVLSVTVISGEDLPAMDMNGKSDPYVVLSLKKTKTKYKTRVVNESLNPVWNQTFDFVVEDGLHDMLMLEVYDHDTFRRDYMGRCILTLTKVLLEEEYKESYNLEGAKSGKLNLHLKWSPQPIMRDSREADSLRFR from the exons atGGGGTTCTGGGTGGGGCTGGTATTGGGGGTCGCGGTGGGAGTAGCCATCATCGTCGGCTTCGCTCGCTGCGAGAACTcgcgcgccgcccgccgccgAAAGCTG GCTGCTACCATTGCTAGTTTCTCAAAAATGACGATTGAGGATTCGCGAAAGTTACTCCCCGCCGACCTATACCCTTCTTGGGTTGTTTTCTCATCGCAGCAAAAG TTAAAATGGCTTAATCAGGAGCTGACAAAGATTTGGCCGTTTGTAAATGAT GCGGCATCAGAACTGATCAAAACCTCTGTAGAGCCTGTTCTTGAACAATATAGGCCAATAATCCTAGCATCCCTGAAGTTCTCAAAACTCACTCTTGGTACTGTTGCACCACAGTTTACCG GTATTTCCATCATTGAGAATACTAAGGAATCAGGTATTGTCATGGAGCTAGAGATGAATTGGGATGCCAATCCAAGTATCATACTTGCTGTAAAAACTAGACTTGGTGTCGCTCTTCCAATACAG GTGAAGGACATTGGCTTTACAGGAGTTTTCCGCTTGATTTTCAAACCACTAGTTGAAGAGCTACCTTGCTTTGGAGCTGTTTGCTTTTCTCTACGACAGAAG AAAAAGCTGGATTTCAGACTGAAGATCATTGGTGGCGAAATTTCTTCTGTACCTGGAATTTCAGATGCTCTTGAG GACACTATAAAAAATGCTATTGAAGATTCAATTACATGGCCAGTAAGGAAAGTCATTCCTATTATACCTGGGGATTACAG TGATCTGGAACTGAAGCCTGTTGGTACCTTGGAAGTCAAGCTTGTGCAGGCAAGAGATTTGACAAACAAAGATCTGATAGGAAAATCGGATCCTTTTGCCATTGTATATGTGCGTCCATTACCAGACAAAATGAAGAGAAGTAAAATAATT AACAATGATCTGAACCCTATCTGGAATGAACACTTTGAGTTTACTGTTGAAGATGCTGATACTCAGAGTGTAACCGTGAAGatttatgatgatgatggcattcaAGAATCTGAATTGATTGGCTGTGCTCAAGTCAGGCTGAAGGATCTACAACcaggcaaagtgaaggatgtctGGTTAAAACTTGTAAAAGATCTGGAGATTCAAAGGGACAGGAAAGATCGGGGTCAG GTGCACCTTGAGCTGCTCTACTGTCCATTTGACATGAAGGAAGAGGCACCAAATCCTTTCAGCCAACAGTTTTCGATGACTTCATTGGAGAGAACAATGACAAACATGGAAAATGGATCAGGGGGCTCTAGTTTTGATAGGCTGTCTTCTAGAAAGAAAAGAGAAATTATCATACGAGGAGTCCTTTCAGTAACAGTGATATCTGGGGAGGATCTGCCTGCGATGGATATGAATGGAAAATCTGACCCATATGTAGTACTTTCTCTCAAGAAGACAAAGACAAAGTACAAGACAAGG GTTGTGAACGAAAGCTTGAACCCAGTATGGAATCAGACTTTTGATTTTGTCGTTGAAGATGGCTTACATGACATGCTTATGCTGGAAGTATATGACCATGACACTTTTCGTAGA GATTACATGGGGCGGTGCATCCTGACCTTGACAAAAGTTTTGCTGGAAGAAGAGTACAAGGAAAGCTACAACCTGGAGGGAGCAAAGAGTGGGAAGCTGAACTTGCATCTGAAGTGGTCGCCACAACCAATCATGCGTGATTCGCGAGAAGCGGACAGCTTAAGGTTCAGATAA
- the LOC136492595 gene encoding uncharacterized protein, producing the protein MATSSSSAMATATKLRDEALSAAKRLEDEASSLRSTNTERSQQLEEEAALLKSAAAAQERVRAAAAALDKERAQADTLEQQAAALRDRLRPEHPDDDADPEDDDVHSASSEAAAIAHLHTQAAAVQNIKNLIPIVLDLQSSNYSKWRGYVLLILGRFTLKDHVLSDDSRPYDPAWSCMDCVVLSWLFNTISADLLDVIHEHDGLTARTAWLGIEQQFLNNRESRAMLLDAEFRTLCQGALSIDDYCRKMKSMADALADLGEPIQDRTLVLNVLRGLNERFQFMSQLITRQRPFPSFADVRADLRLAELNMGTPSASPSALVAAPSIRPPTSSSPAPPRHHQATAGHQAAAGQQSSGNRGRRRRGGRGSGGSHSSAQGGTAPATPQWPSLLNPWTGSIHMWPGSTAGGARGPPPRAVQPAPLQQALVAGVPPAYFAPPPASGSYYP; encoded by the coding sequence ATGGCCACCTCTAGCTCCTCCGCCATGGCTACCGCGACCAAGCTCCGCGACGAAGCCCTCTCTGCTGCCAAGCGCCTGGAGGATGAGGCCTCCTCTCTGCGCTCCACCAACACAGAGCGCAGCCAGCAGCTCGAGGAAGAAGCTGCCCTTCTcaagtccgccgccgccgcccaggagcgtgtccgcgccgccgctgctgctcttGACAAAGAGCGCGCGCAGGCAGATACCCTGGAGCAGCAGGCCGCGGCCCTCCGGGATCGCCTCCGCCCCGAGCATCCGGACGACGACGCCGATCCTGAGGATGACGACGTCCACTCCGCCTCCTCTGAAGCAGCGGCCATCGCCCACCTCCACACTCAAGCTGCTGCCGTCCAGAACATCAAGAACCTCATCCCTATCGTTCTTGATCTTCAATCCTCCAACTACTCCAAGTGGCGCGGCtacgtcctcctcatcctcggccGTTTCACCTTGAAGGATCACGTCCTCAGCGACGACTCCCGCCCCTACGATCCGGCGTGGTCATGCATGGACTGTGTCGTCCTCTCTTGGCTTTTCAACACCATCTCCGCCGACCTCCTGGACGTCATCCATGAGCACGACGGCCTCACCGCCCGGACAGCATGGCTCGGGATTGAACAGCAGTTCCTCAACAATCGCGAGTCCCGCGCCATGCTCCTCGACGCCGAGTTTCGCACTCTCTGCCAAGGTGCCCTCTCCATCGATGACTACTGCCGCAAAATGAAGAGCATGGCGGATGCCCTCGCCGACCTCGGCGAGCCCATCCAGGACCGAACTCTGGTGCTGAACGTTCTACGGGGTCTCAATGAACGTTTTCAGTTCATGTCCCAGCTCATCACCCGCCAGAGGCCGTTCCCGTCCTTCGCCGATGTTCGTGCTGACCTCCGTTTGGCCGAGCTCAACATGGGGACGCCCTCTGCCTCTCCTTCGGCTCTCGTCGCCGCGCCCTCCATCAGGCCGCCCACTTCGTCCTCGCCTGCGCCTCCACGCCATCATCAGGCCACTGCTGGCCATCAGGCTGCTGCTGGACAGCAATCCAGTGGCaaccgtggccgccgccgccgcggcgggcgCGGCTCTGGCGGCTCCCACAGCAGTGCACAGGGCGGGACTGCACCAGCCACACCACAGTGGCCCTCGCTGCTCAACCCCTGGACCGGCTCTATCCACATGTGGCCAGGGTCCACCGCCGGcggcgcccgtggccctccaccacgCGCAGTCCAGCCTGCACCTCTGCAGCAGGCTCTGGTGGCCGGCGTGCCACCGGCATACTTCGCTCCACCACCGGCTTCCGGGTCCTACTACCCGTAG